From Danio rerio strain Tuebingen ecotype United States chromosome 7, GRCz12tu, whole genome shotgun sequence, the proteins below share one genomic window:
- the slc16a13 gene encoding monocarboxylate transporter 13, whose protein sequence is MEKPQKTEEEQRPCPQGAAPDGGWGWVVVGALFVISALVFGLIRSLGVFFVEFVQYFDESAQAVSWITSIGLAMQQLMSPIGAAASNVYGTRPVVMMGGFLSGLGFILASQATSLLHLYLTMGLISGLGWALVFTPTMASVMQYFTKRRSLAMGLGFTGVGLASFAFSPLFQYLVEAYAWRGALLILGGLSFNMVACGALIRPLGTPKVAVKTENSTKLNKCSFLLSRIYECFELSLLTHRGFVTYAVAITFFNAGYFIPYVHLVAHSRHIGFTEYQAAFVISITGVADIVGRVASGWASDLGKIRLLHMLVVWTGLLGLSLMLIPVAVVYAGLLLVSIVYGFCAGAMAPLAFAVVPEIVGIERVLGALGLLQLIESAGGLLGAPLSGWLKDSTGTYTVSFIAAGSFLMIGMLIAMTLPYFWSCTAPPAPSPSKKKSQEGSAEDGLIGESTSSNAINETLCSGDHIPYSDEEVKVCLSNDATHSVQEQEEIPQEMTHRSNFA, encoded by the exons ATGGAGAAGCCCCAGAAGACAGAGGAAGAGCAGCGGCCGTGCCCACAGGGGGCAGCACCTGATGGTGGTTGGGGATGGGTGGTGGTGGGGGCTCTTTTCGTGATTTCTGCCCTGGTGTTTGGGCTCATCCGCAGTCTGGGCGTCTTTTTTGTGGAGTTTGTGCAGTACTTTGATGAGAGTGCACAGGCCGTGTCCTGGATAACATCCATCGGGCTGGCCATGCAACAGCTAATGA GTCCAATAGGCGCAGCTGCTAGTAATGTGTATGGAACACGTCCTGTTGTTATGATGGGAGGATTTCTTTCAGGCCTGGGATTCATTCTGGCTTCACAGGCAACATCGCTTTTACATCTTTACCTGACCATGGGACTAATTTCAG GTTTAGGGTGGGCGCTGGTCTTCACCCCTACTATGGCATCAGTCATGCAGTATTTCACCAAGCGGAGATCTCTAGCCATGGGCCTGGGCTTCACAGGAGTTGGTCTTGCCTCCTTTGCCTTCTCTCCTCTTTTTCAGTATTTAGTCGAAGCATACGCCTGGCGTGGGGCCTTGCTCATCCTTGGAGGCCTCAGCTTCAACATGGTTGCTTGCGGAGCGCTCATTCGACCTCTGGGGACTCCAAAAGTGGCAGTGAAG ACTGAAAACTCGACCAAACTCAACAAATGCTCATTTCTGCTCTCCCGAATCTACGAGTGCTTCGAGCTCTCTCTGTTGACACACCGGGGCTTCGTCACGTACGCCGTGGCCATCACCTTCTTCAATGCTGGCTACTTCATCCCCTACGTTCACCTGGTTGCCCACAGTCGCCACATTGGTTTCACCGAGTACCAGGCAGCCTTTGTGATCTCTATAACTGGAGTGGCAGACATTGTGGGTCGCGTGGCTTCCGGCTGGGCCTCAGATCTGGGCAAGATACGTTTGCTCCACATGCTGGTGGTGTGGACCGGGCTACTGGGCCTATCTCTGATGCTCATTCCTGTGGCTGTGGTTTACGCTGGACTGCTGCTTGTCAGTATAGTTTACGGATTCTGCGCTGGAGCGATGGCACCGTTGGCCTTTGCTGTGGTGCCGGAGATTGTAGGAATCGAGCGGGTGCTGGGAGCTCTTGGCCTCTTGCAGCTTATAGAGAGTGCTGGAGGACTGTTGGGGGCACCATTGTCTG GCTGGCTAAAGGACTCCACTGGCACATACACAGTTTCCTTTATCGCCGCTGGAAGTTTCCTCATGATAGGTATGCTAATTGCAATGACTCTTCCTTATTTTTGGTCTTGCACGGCTCCTCCAGCTCCTTCACCATCAAAGAAGAAATCTCAGGAAGGCTCTGCTGAAGACGGACTAATCGGAGAGTCTACATCCTCTAATGCTATAAATGAAACGCTGTGCTCCGGGGATCATATACCCTACTCAGATGAGGAGGTAAAGGTCTGTTTAAGCAATGATGCTACACATTCAGTGCAAGAACAAGAAGAAATACCTCAGGAAATGACGCATCGTTCTAATTTTGCATAA